Within the Candidatus Atribacteria bacterium ADurb.Bin276 genome, the region ATAGATAACCAAAAACTGAAGATAAATGTACTGTGTCTTCCACTTTCAAGCTATTCTTGGTGTATGAAAGGGATTATGACACAGTCTGATTGCGAGGAGGTCAACCATTCTTTGGTTGAACGACGTGGCAATCTCATTTCGTATTTTTTTTAAAAAATTAAAAGATGAGATCCTCACGCCATCAAAAAAGCGAGGGCTCAGGATGACAGATTAAAGAATTTATTTGATGATATTTTCAGGATAGAAGGCTAATTAAAAGTATAGTTTGTAGTTAGTGTTTATCGAAATATATTTTGAAGAAAGCTAAGCACGTAATTAAAATTTTAGCTTTGCATAAAAAATGGAGCGGAAAACGGGATTTGAACCCGCGACCCTCGGCTTGGGAAGCCGATGCTCTACCGACTGAGCTATTTCCGCCCCTATGGCTATTATATTAACTGGTGTTGGATATTTTTTCAAGAGTTCATGAAAGAGAGTTATAGATTAGATGAAAAGAGGTCATTATTGATAATATTAGTTTATAATTGAACCATGAAAAACTATCATCGAAATAAAGATGAAAACATCTGGAAACATTTTGGGCAGATCTGGGATATTTCCTGGATGACAGTTGCACCAATTATTTTGGGATTATTTTTAGGTCAATATCTGGATCGGAAGTATCCAAAAGGTTTTTCTTGGACACTTTCAATGCTCATTTTAGGGATATTTTTTGCCTTCTATAATCTTTACCAATTTTTTGATAAAGAAATAAAAAAATACGAAAAAAAAGACAAAAAAAATGAACACGATAACCAAAACCATCATTAGTCTCCTTTTAGGAGCAGGTCTTTCAATAATTGTTGCCTGGTTAGTCGCTTGGAATGTTAAAAAACTTATTTATTTTAAAAAAAGCCAGCCATTTTCTGGTCTTATAGGTCGCTTAGCGATCACTGGAGTCCTCATCATCATCATTTTGAAATATTTAAAACCAGATACACTCTTATTTTTTTTGGGTTTTTTTATTACTTACTTCTTGACAGTCTGGGTAATCAGTATTAAACTCTTTTGAAGGTGAAAAACTATGGAAAATTTAGGACCACATATTTTGTTTATGATTGGACCATTACCGGTTACGACAACAGTGGTAGCAACCTGGTTAGTAATGGGTTTTTTAGTTCTGGTTTCAATACTTATTACCCGTAAACTACAGTTTTTACCCGGTCGTTGGCAAAATTTATTAGAACTTTTTGTTGAAGGTATCATGAACATGATTAACGATATGGCACCCTCTCGGGGAAGAATTTTCCTCCCCTTGGTTGGTACTTTAGCCTTATTTATTGGAGCCGCCAATCTTACCGGTCTTATCCCTGGATTAGAAGCTCCTACTAGTGATTTTAATACTGCTTTAGCATTAGCTTTAATAGTTTTTGCTGCAGTTCCCTATTACGGAGTAAAAATTCAGGGATGGAAAAACTATTTAAAAACTTACATATCGCCTTCCCCAGTGATGGCTCCCTTTCATATCATAAGTGAAATCACTCGCACTTTTTCACTGGCTCTTCGTTTGTTCGGTAATATTTTAGGCGAAGAAATTGTCATAGCTATTCTTTTTATTTTGGCTCCTATATTTGTTCCCGTTCCTATGATGTTGTTTGCTATTTTTACCGGAGTCATTCAAGCTTATATTTTTACCATTTTGACCATTGTTTACTTAAGCGCTGCAGTTGAAAAAGAAGGCGAAACCTAATTTATCCCTCCTCAAAATTGTATTGAATCATAGGGCTCCGCTTATATTACTCTGTTTGTATTTTTATTTTGGTAGTGATAAAATCCATTAAATTTACCCAAAAGAGGTGACTAAAGGTGCAAGGAGAAATCCTTTTTCTATGTGTAACGGTTTTTACGGCAGGATTCGCTATAGCTATTGGTGTTATTTTTCCAGCTTTAGGACAAGGGAAAGCTTGCTCAAAAGCACTGGAAGGAATTGCCCGACAACCGGAGGCAACCGGACCAATCAGTAGAACATTGTTTGTCGGTCTTGCTTTACTTGAATCCTTAGCGATTTACGTTTTGGTGGTTTCTTTGATTCTTCTCTTTGCTAATCCCTTACTCAAATATGTCTTTAAATGAGGATTTAATAAACCATGATAAGTATTGATCGAAGTATCATTTTTCAAATCATTAATTTTCTCGTCCTGGTTGCTCTTTTATTCCGTTTTCTTTTTAAACCGGTGGTTCAGGCACTAGATAAGCGATCAAACCATATCCGGGAAGAAATGGAGAAAATAGAAAAAGAAAAAAAAGCAGCTGAAGAGATGCGTTTAAAATATGAAGAAGAAAGTAAAAATATCCATATTAAATTCCAAGAAATGCAGGAAATTGCCAACCAGGAAGCAGTAAAGATTAAATCAAAAATTATTGATGAAGCCTATCAAGAAAGCGAGAAAATTAAGCAAACTGCCGAAGAAAAAGCCAGAATTGAAATTGACAAACTTTATTCTGAGCTGAAGCTGGACATCATCGATATTTCTACTGAAATGGCGGCTAAATTGCTTCGTGAACGGATTGATATATCCAAACAGGACCAACTGATTGAGCAACTTTTAGAGGAAGCGATTGATAAAATTGAAATTAAATCGGACGTGCAATATGGACAGCAGCAATAAAGAAATAGTTAAATTCATCACTCCCTTTCCGATGACCGAATCGCAAAAAAATATGGTTAAGAGTAAATTATCCCGAATCGGGAATATCGATCAAATGATTTTCCAAGAAGAAGTAGATCCCTCTCTCATTGGGGGAATCATCATTATTTTCGGAGAAATGCTAATCGATTGCAGCTTGCGGACTCAACTCGATAAGATGAAGGAAGGCATGATTTAATGGTAGTTATAACCGACACTTTAAAAAAAGCCATACAAGTTGTTCGAGAATATGTCCCCGTTCCGGAGATTAATGAAATTGGCGAAGTAACCGAAGTCCAAGATGGAGTAATATCCATCGCCGGTTTAAAAGAAGCCATGATGGGTGAAATGCTGATTTTTCCTCATGGTTTAAAAGGGCAAGTCTTTAATTTAGAAAAAGAACGTATTAGCTGTATTTTATTTGGAGACTATTCCCTCATTCACCAAGGAGATCGAGTATTTCGAACCAATCGAGTTTTAGAAGTTCCAGTTGGTGATGAATTATTAGGTCGTATAATAGATCCCTTAGGAAATCCTTTGGACGGAAAACCAATACCTGATTGCCGTCATAAAAGACCGATTATGCAGCAAGCTCCTGAAGTCATTCAGCGGCAGCCAGTTCATAGACCTCTCTTTACTGGTATAAAAACGATTGATGCCATGATACCACTGGGGAAAGGACAAAGAGAATTAATTATCGGTGATCGCAGAACCGGTAAAACCACCATCGCCATTGATACTATTATTAACCAAAAAGGAAAAAATGTAGTTTGTGTTTATGTAGCTATTGGGAAAAGGTTATCGGCAATCACTGAAATGATTGATATATTAAAAAGATATAATGCTCTGGCTTACACTATTATTGTTTCAACATCAGCCGAAGATTCTCCGGCTTTTCTTTATTTAGCTCCTTACAGCGGCTGTACCATTGCAGAATTTTTTATGAACGGAGGCCAAGATGTTTTAGTTGTTTACGATGACCTTTCCAAGCATGCGGTGGCTTATCGATCGCTTTCGCTGCTCATGAGACGTTCACCGGGACGAGAATCATATCCAGGTGATATTTTTTATCTTCATTCCCGCTTATTGGAGCGAAGTGCCCAATTATCCGATGACCTGGGCGGTGGGTCAATGTCAGCGCTCCCGATCGTGGAAACCCAAGAGGGTGACATTTCTGCCTACATCCCAACTAATATCATTTCCATTACTGACGGCCAAATCTACTTAGAAAGTAACCTGTTTGCTAAAGGATTTTTGCCTCCTATTAACATTGGTCTTTCAGTATCTCGGGTTGGCGGAGAAGCTCAAACCCCAATTATGAAAAAGGTCGCACGCCGTCTCCGACTTGACTTAGCACAATACTTCGAGTTAGAAGATTTTGCTAGATTTAGTTCGGAATTGGACGTCATAACTGCTCGACAATTAGAGCATGGAAAAAGAGTTTTGGAACTAACAACGCAAATTCAATATCAACCCTTGGATATCTCCATGGAGATATTAGCAGTTTACGCCGCTACTCAAGGTCTCATCGATCATGTTCCTCTTCCTCTGATAAAAAAATGGGAAGTGAGTCTTTATCAAAAGGCAATTAGCGAAAAAGCTGATTTATTGAATGAGCTTTGGAAAGAAAAAGAATTAGATTCGAAATTTGAACAAGAAATTAAAGAATTTATTCGTACTTTTACCGAACATTTTCTTCTTCAAGAAAATGTTCAAAGTTAGACCGAGGAATTTTTTTTAATTCTCTATTCCTGATTCTTTATAACTTTCTATTTCAAACTTAAATTTTATTTTAAGAAGGAAATAATCTTTGGCAAAATTACAAATCATCAAAAAGCAAATTGATTTAATTAAACAAATTCAACATGTAACCAGAGCTATGAAAACTATTTCAGTAGTTCGTTGGAGAACGGGAAAGAAGACTTTGGAAAATGCCAAGGCTTTTTCTAATCAATTGCTTCGATTGAATGAAATTGCCCATATGTACTACCAAGAAGAGGTAATTACCCCTCACCCACCTCGTGGATTTGCTCTCATTGGAATCTTTTCTGATAAAGGGTTGGTGGGAGGATTCAATACCGTATTAGCTCATAAAATGAAAACCTTTATAAATGACCAAGAGCGCGAAGGCAATAAACCCCATCTCATCGTCTTGGGAACTCAAGGTATGAGTCAATTCAAAAAGAGTCCTTATGAGGTTCTCCTAACCCATCCTCTCCCGGTCCATCAAACTCCTCATTATCAAAATGTTAGAGAAATTTTATATACAGTTCGGTCTTTTCACGAACAACAAATCTTTTCACACCTTTATATTGCTCACAATCAATACCTTTCGGTCAGTGAATATCGTCCGGTTATTCAAAGAGTAATTCCAATACCGCTTCAGGGTATCAATCTCCCTCCCGAAAACCAAGTTGATTTACGTCTCAGAACCGATATTCTCAGTACTACTCCAACTCTCATTGAACGTTTAACCTTTGAGTATGTTGCCAGTCAACTTTATGTCTTTTTAATCGAATCATTTTTAAGTGAACAAGCAACTCGTTTAAAAATAATGGATGCAGCAACCAGCCACTCCGAAGACATGATTCATTCTTTACGGATAGCCTATCAAAAAAGACGTCAAGAAAAAATTACCCAGGAACTTAATGAAGTAACCAGTGCCTCCCAGGTATTGGGAACGGTTTAAATATAAAAACGCTTCATTATGAAAGAGAGAAATATATGAATACAGGTATTGTTGAACAGGTCATCGGTCAAGTTGTTGATGTTAGGTTTCATCCCAGAGAGATTCCCTCCATTCATAATGCCCTGATTATCGAGAGAAGGAATCAAAAGAATTCTTCTAAACCCTTAGTCCTTGAGGTTCAAAGCCATTTCCAAGACGGTTTAGTGAGATGTATTTCTATCCAGGATACCAGTGGCCTCCAAAGGGGGGTGGAGGTCATTGATACAGAGAAACCCATCCAGGTTCCGGTCGGAAAAGAAACCTTAGGAAGAATGTTCAATGTATTAGGGGAACCATCAGATGGGAAACCACCTGTTAAAGCCAAGCAAAAAATGGCGATTCACCGTTCTGCTCCTCCTTTAACGGAAAGATCTGGATCAACTCAAGTTTTTGAAACGGGAATTAAAATTATTGATCTACTCTGCCCTTATATCACTGGTGGAAAAACCGGTTTATTTGGTGGTGCTGGTGTTGGTAAGACAGTGTTAATAATGGAGCTCATTCATCGGACGGCAACAGCCCATCGCGGGGTATCGGTGTTTGCTGGGGTGGGAGAAAGAGTTCGGGAAGGCAACGAACTCTATCTTCAGATGCAAAAAAGCGGAGTACTAAGCCATACG harbors:
- a CDS encoding putative F0F1-ATPase (putative F0F1-ATPase subunit (ATPase_gene1)) yields the protein MKNYHRNKDENIWKHFGQIWDISWMTVAPIILGLFLGQYLDRKYPKGFSWTLSMLILGIFFAFYNLYQFFDKEIKKYEKKDKKNEHDNQNHH
- a CDS encoding ATP synthase I chain yields the protein MNTITKTIISLLLGAGLSIIVAWLVAWNVKKLIYFKKSQPFSGLIGRLAITGVLIIIILKYLKPDTLLFFLGFFITYFLTVWVISIKLF
- the atpB gene encoding ATP synthase subunit a codes for the protein MENLGPHILFMIGPLPVTTTVVATWLVMGFLVLVSILITRKLQFLPGRWQNLLELFVEGIMNMINDMAPSRGRIFLPLVGTLALFIGAANLTGLIPGLEAPTSDFNTALALALIVFAAVPYYGVKIQGWKNYLKTYISPSPVMAPFHIISEITRTFSLALRLFGNILGEEIVIAILFILAPIFVPVPMMLFAIFTGVIQAYIFTILTIVYLSAAVEKEGET
- the atpE gene encoding ATP synthase subunit c, sodium ion specific; translated protein: MQGEILFLCVTVFTAGFAIAIGVIFPALGQGKACSKALEGIARQPEATGPISRTLFVGLALLESLAIYVLVVSLILLFANPLLKYVFK
- the atpF gene encoding ATP synthase subunit b, sodium ion specific, which gives rise to MISIDRSIIFQIINFLVLVALLFRFLFKPVVQALDKRSNHIREEMEKIEKEKKAAEEMRLKYEEESKNIHIKFQEMQEIANQEAVKIKSKIIDEAYQESEKIKQTAEEKARIEIDKLYSELKLDIIDISTEMAAKLLRERIDISKQDQLIEQLLEEAIDKIEIKSDVQYGQQQ
- a CDS encoding F0F1 ATP synthase subunit delta, coding for MDSSNKEIVKFITPFPMTESQKNMVKSKLSRIGNIDQMIFQEEVDPSLIGGIIIIFGEMLIDCSLRTQLDKMKEGMI
- the atpA gene encoding ATP synthase subunit alpha — protein: MVVITDTLKKAIQVVREYVPVPEINEIGEVTEVQDGVISIAGLKEAMMGEMLIFPHGLKGQVFNLEKERISCILFGDYSLIHQGDRVFRTNRVLEVPVGDELLGRIIDPLGNPLDGKPIPDCRHKRPIMQQAPEVIQRQPVHRPLFTGIKTIDAMIPLGKGQRELIIGDRRTGKTTIAIDTIINQKGKNVVCVYVAIGKRLSAITEMIDILKRYNALAYTIIVSTSAEDSPAFLYLAPYSGCTIAEFFMNGGQDVLVVYDDLSKHAVAYRSLSLLMRRSPGRESYPGDIFYLHSRLLERSAQLSDDLGGGSMSALPIVETQEGDISAYIPTNIISITDGQIYLESNLFAKGFLPPINIGLSVSRVGGEAQTPIMKKVARRLRLDLAQYFELEDFARFSSELDVITARQLEHGKRVLELTTQIQYQPLDISMEILAVYAATQGLIDHVPLPLIKKWEVSLYQKAISEKADLLNELWKEKELDSKFEQEIKEFIRTFTEHFLLQENVQS
- the atpG gene encoding ATP synthase gamma chain translates to MAKLQIIKKQIDLIKQIQHVTRAMKTISVVRWRTGKKTLENAKAFSNQLLRLNEIAHMYYQEEVITPHPPRGFALIGIFSDKGLVGGFNTVLAHKMKTFINDQEREGNKPHLIVLGTQGMSQFKKSPYEVLLTHPLPVHQTPHYQNVREILYTVRSFHEQQIFSHLYIAHNQYLSVSEYRPVIQRVIPIPLQGINLPPENQVDLRLRTDILSTTPTLIERLTFEYVASQLYVFLIESFLSEQATRLKIMDAATSHSEDMIHSLRIAYQKRRQEKITQELNEVTSASQVLGTV